The Lytechinus variegatus isolate NC3 chromosome 11, Lvar_3.0, whole genome shotgun sequence genome contains the following window.
ACTCCATGAATTTataagtaaaatacaaaaacttTGCAAGTACTTTCAGCGGCGGCTTACCATATCACCGTTACTTGAGAAGCCGACCGCGGTCCACTGGTTCGCCTGTAACGGTGTGttgattgtgacgtcataacTATCGGTGTCTTCCATAAACTCGATAGTGACCCTCATGTCGCATCGAGGCCCACTTCCCTGGCAGTTCGATCCCATCACCACTTCTTCTGTGATGCATCTGTTAGAAACAGCTTCCGGATCCACTGTGAATGATTAAAATATAGTTATATTCGTGACACTGGCAtatatatggggggggggcatggatgccaatttcactgtaaaaaatgaagtgctaatttagcacttacagtgcttgtatattGACTGCACTGTAAGTGCAAAATTAGCACTTCACTTTTAAGTGTtctttcatgaccaagaaaaaaaggataaaatgtTATGTGATGGCTTGAGGGTGAAGAAAAAACCCTTAAAGGTGATGTCACATTCCTTTCAATTGAACTAAAGGGTTATTAAAGAGTTACATGgatcaattctttttttaaatggtctTTTTCAATCCTTTCttacctttctctcttttcacctttttcatttcccttttttactATTTGATAAATCATATTGGGCGGTCGCCCCTGCCCccacgccccccccccgtgtAAAGTATCCCCAAGGTTCGTTCTATTTTTTCAGTGCGTTGGCAAGTGACTGTTAAAACGACTCAACATGCTGGTAGGACGAACAACAACGCGATTCATATTATTGTAGACAAGAAAAACCGTcttttctggggatttatttatttgtcaGCGGAACAACCGATGGAACGTAGATTGAAGATTTTCGTCTAACCATCGGAATTAAGAGAAACTGCGGGTGAATGTGAAAAActataaaacaaatcaaagaataatgGCCCACTTACTGTAGAAATTGAGGCTTGGGATGAGACCGCGCTGGTCTTGGGCCGTACCGTGGTACTTGAGTTCATCCTTGCGGTAGAACATGTAGTCATTGGTCTGACAGAACTCTATACCACTGGGAGGGACGTGGACATAGCGACCGAATTCCTGTCCTCGGGCCCAAATGGTCATCATCGGAGCATTGTTGGCGATGGAATGGTCAGTCAACTCAGTCGCTATTTTTGTGTGAGAATAAAGTCATGGTCCTTTCATCATTATTGGTTATTatcaatcatcttcatcatcatcatcatcatcatcatcatcatcagcattatcattgtcctcatcaccatcattattagtCTGTTCGGTCgtaatgggagggggggggaaatAAAATCCTCATTTTATCATGATTAATTATCATCAGTCATCTTCCTCTCATtaccttcatcatcaccattaccactaacatcaccaccaccacaattatcatcaccaccatcaccattatcaccaccaccctcatcatcatcatcatcatcatcatcatcatcatcaacattatcaccaccaccaccaccctcactactaccactaccgcTACCACCAACCACTATCCTCACCCTCTCACTCCTTACCTTCAAGCTTCTTCCTGAAGATAATTCGAGTCCAACCATTACTCCACTGGACACCCATAGCAGCCACCAAGTTGTCCATACCTCCGTAGAAAGAATCAAGGCGGGGCGTTGAGCGGTCACGTGTGTAGTAGTCATGGATACGGGTTAGGTTGTCATGGGTTACCATACCAATAGTGATATCCATGCAGTCCATAGGATGCAGACGACTTCCTGTTAAgtcaagaaggaaaagaaaatatgataatCAAGTTTATATCATCAAATAAAACTAGAGAATACCAAGTTGGTGGAGcagatatgacatcattactattatcggtatcattattattattatcattatcatcatcatcatcatatcatcatcatcatcatcattattattgttatcattatcgcTATTATACCGAATACAACACTCTTATATCTATGGCGTCGAATTTgactaacaagtggaatgcctctggccgtctcacctgcatcacgcagttcaatatagcagcagtgctgactttgaatactactctaactcgcacaagatgttcagtgatacatggttactcttatgtccactttttatgaactagaccaataaacttacagagatatgatggttattcaacagatacacccgattcggccaaagttcattgacctttgaccttggtcatgtgacctgaaacgcgcacaggatgttcagtgatacttgattactctaatgtctaagtttaacgaactagaccaataaactttcaaagttatgatggtaattcaacagatacccccgattcggccaaagttcatttaccctaaatgacctttgaccttgatcatgtgacctcaaactcaaacaggatgttcagtgatacttgattactcttatgtacaagtttcatgaatcagatccctaaactttcaaagttatgatggtaattcaacagatacacccaattcggccaaagttcattgacctttgaccttggtcatgtgacctgaatcgcgcacaggatgttcagtgatacttgattactctaatgtctaagtttaacgaactagaccaataaactttcaaagttatgatggtaattcaacagatacccccgattcggccaaagttcattgaccctaaatgacctttgaccttaatcatgagacctgaaacttgcacaaaatcttcagtgatgcttgattactattatgtctaagtttcatgaatcagatccataaactttcaaagttatgatgggaattcaacagatatccccaattcggccaaagttcattgaccctaaatgaccttgaccttggtcatgtgacgtgaaactcaggcaggatgttcagtgatacttgattaaccttatgtccaagtttcatgaactaggtccatatattttctaagttatgatgacatttcaaaaacttaacctcaggttaagatttcgatgttgaatcctccaacatggtctaagttcattgaccctaaatgacctttgaccttggtcatgtgacatgaaactctaataggatgtttagtaatacttgattaaccttatggccaagttttattaactaggtccatatactttctaagttatgacgtcatttcaaaaacttaacctcaggttaagatttgatgttgacgccgccgtcgccgtcggaaaagcggcgcctatagtctcactttgcttcgcaggtgagacaaaaacggagTCAATGGGAGCAAAATCTGATCTTAGTTAAAGTGACTCAGATTTATGACTCAAAATTATAGGTACAAGCTTAGAATAACTAAAtggggtgaaaaaaaataaatttctgataAACTCGGGAAATCTTTATGGATATGCAATTCCAAATCCGAAACTGTGGAGACTGTTAAAAACACTTTGAAATACTTTTACTCAATTACGCGTTTAATCCTTTGAGATTGTgtaaattatcataaatatgGAAACACACAAACTGAAGTAAATGACACTTGGCAGCTTGGATTgttaaattatgaaattgtGGATAATAGACCACTACTACAGaagcaaaacaattttttatcgTTTACAGCATTGATCCGAAgaagataaataaatacacaGACAAAATGAATCACTGGATATCGTTTCTTAGAGACTggttataaaaaaacaaaattaacatattctacaacaaatcaaatatcagtcaagtgtaacattttaaaagaatgaCCCCAGTAGCTTTTATATAATTGTTATTCCagaatttgttattataacaagttttatgggACCTTTGTCTACCTGGTTCGGGTTCTCCTTCCGGTTCTCCCTCTGGTTCTCCTTCCGGTTCGGCTAAAGACATAGAAGGAAAATAATTGTATATTAAGCGTTTTCTTCAAGGTATGATTCTAATATGggaatgaaataatattgtGATGACATGTGTCCAGGTTTCACGAACGAATGGAGAAATAAAAGAACATGGCTGGTGATCGTTctcaataaaacattaaaatctgAGTAAAAAGACACAATCGGCATAAAGCCAAATATTATACAGACGGCACCGACTGCTATATGCCTTCGTGCATTTCAATAGTGGTGAGGTCCGAATAGTAGTGGTATGATTGTGGGATGATGACAGTAGGAaaacgttgtttttttttgcttagtaaatgtattttttacataaaatcttTAGACCTTTTTACAATGTTGTCATTAGGTGACCACCAACGACATTATACCTTTAAGAACCAACTAACACAAGATTCCCAAACACTGGAGTGTATTAGTTGCAATCTTATACTTACGTTCTGCAGTACCCTCAGCAGCTGGTTCTGGGGTCGCTTCTCCTTCGGGTTCGGGGGTGCCTTCTGCTGCTGGCTCGGAGGTTCCTTCGGGTTCGCCTTCGGGCTCACCTTCTGGAACGGGGCCTTGCCCGACGATGCATTGCCAAGCTTGATCGTCGTCGTCACCGTGGTTGTCACGGACCACTCGAACCCTGACCTCGTCCGAGGCTTGACGTCGCCGTCTTCCCTGAATGGACATTGACCAATAAGATCACTGGTCATTCGGGGCGGTCCGGGTATTTAGGGCCACGTTTCTTTAAGTCTTACAACTATTTTAACTTTCGCATCATTGCAGctgccatggtaacatggctcagCACTTagtcagcagccaatcataatcaaggattCCAGTTAGAATTATTTtaaagttacaatagttgtaaATTTGTATGTAACGAGCCCAAGATTGGAGGTTATACCGCATTGTAACACTATTTTCTTCACCTTCACTTctccttcattttcttcatcaCTTGAAAAGTAACATGGGCGTGGTCGTTTATGCCCCCTCATGGCGCCCCCCTTGTTGATTATAGGCCCAGTTGGACCTATCTATCTAATTAATTTGACATTGATCATAATCAGTGATCATTGGACATACCCTGATCAATTCTAAGAAGTGGGACCCGTTTCTTTTTCAAGATAAGAATAACTTTCAGAATGCATGGGAAGGTTCACATCTACTGTagatctggggtccgttgcagaaagagttgcgtttaaacgcaagtcgaAAAATccatcgcaagtcccaaatgcgtgctgttaattggttgaaaatcaagttgcgcatgattttagAGTGACGATTGATTGACATTCTATCTGCAACGGGCCTCTGATGGGAGTATTTTATGGAACAAAATAGGCCTAGTCAGTGATTTTTCACCGACAAAGTACAGTGAGAATCACTTACTGAAACTTTTCATGATAGAATGCTCCCCGATTGTTTTGCTATTCCAACTTTACTGACATAGCAGCAAGACTGCCTACTTTGAATCACAATTCTTACAAAACATTATTGGATGTATTCTTACAAATCAAAAGAAAACTCCGGGGGACCGTAAGACAAAGTTTAGCGTTTGCTTGTATTTTGAAGGCTTGATTGCGCATAATGATCAATGTAATCGATcgtaaaatcaaacaaaattactAATCGCTCAGCTTTGTGCCACCACGGGTGCAGGGGAGGTAAGGTGAAATTGATCATTATGAATTCTTAAAGGTagaatgatgaatgatgattgCAAAGTGGAGTGAGGCCGGCCAAAGTCCACTTCTAACCTGTGTGTAACAGGGGTTTAGCAGCAAAAAGCCGGACCGAGGCCGACtctaaaagaaaaggaaagaaaaaaaaacgggactTACCGACGCAGGCTCCGGTGTTGCTTCTGCTTCCGCTTCCGACTCTGATTCGGGCTCACCCACCGCGCCTCCAGTGGTGTAATGGACTGGCCAGTTCTGACAGCTACTATTAATGTCTGCGAGGTAATATAAATGTTGAACTTGATTTTTAGTGACACCCAACACCCACCAAtctgcatttattttatttgtacgtacatgtatatgtaaaaattgtaatgtattgCAATGACGAGACAAACAAGAAGAGCATATTGCAATGGAGGAAGAGCAGAAGGAGAAGAGGATGGGGAGAAGATCACTGGAAAGAtactggtgttgatttaacaccggcCCGGTATTTACATAGGAAAACACCATAGAGGTGTTGAAATAGCACCACTTCGGCTTTAGGCTAACACCAGAAACAATACCACTCGGTGCTAAACCAACATCGATTATATTCTAAACTGGTGTTTTGCGATAAAGATACCGGGCTGCTGTTAAATCAGCACCGGTGTTTCAACTGTTTTGCAATGAAGCcaaaaatggaaaaagaaggaaaagaaggaggaggggaggaagagaaaagggtaaaagaagGAGGgggaagagaaagggaaaaagaagaatattaaggagaagaaggaggaagaggagtaagggaaaaggggggaagaagaagaagaagaaggaagaggggcaggaggaggaggaggagaagaagaaaaaggaggaggaggaagagaaaagggaagaagtagaagaagaacaacaacaagaaaaaggaaaaaaaatagaaataaattgcagagagagagaaaaaaagaacgGAAAAGCATCAAGAAGAAGGAGACAGAGAAGAAACAGGAACAGGAATATTCTAGGGTATACTTACTTTGTGGTCTCCATCCAAAACCTACCCAAGTGGTACTCATGGCATCAATAGCAATTTCAATCTCACCATTCTAcaccaaaaaaagagagaacaaataaaatacatcCCCCAGGTAAAAATTAAAACTTTCATACATTATACGTTTTGGTAAATTTGCAAAAATGTTGGTTAGTGTTTTAGTTATAATGCAGTTACATGTATCCTTAAACTGGAATGATTTCGACAGTGGTGTATAGTAAGTCAAACATTGTGAAGGGTCTATGCGggaattttttctaaaaaaaactcaagcgagcgagcaaaattctTGACCTCTTTAGAATggcaatatatacatatagttttatgacatttttttaaacattatttcaaacaaataaaatcgtATCTCACCTTAACTTCCCTTTCAATGTTcaattcctattttttttctcaaatttttccTGATCGTTGAGTTTTAttttgtggtggtggtggggggcgGCTACAGAGCCCAAACTGTTCGAAAATGGGTGTGGATGATGCAAAATAAATGTGTTATAGTGGATTATATCTATTgggtgatatttttttgtttaagaaCAAGTTTGCCATTTATTgcattaatttttcttcttattcccCTTTCATCTCTTGTAAAATCGTGTAATGTTTGCTGTTGTCAAATCGTGTAAAGTCTGGGGATGTCGCCTCCCGTGTCCATGTTTAGTACCACCCTATCAACACTCTTCTTgacttgtgtttttttttaattaaattagtTCATTCCTCACCTCAATCACTTTGTAGTACAAGGTATATCTCGGGTTTACTTCCCGGCGGAAGTGATTCGACAGGTCATAGGTCGCTGGATTGGCGAAACCCGATGGATTCACTGTACGtcaaaatgaaaaagtaaaataacaatGAAGATGAGAGTTtatattaaacaataataaagccTTTAGTTATTACTCAATACTATTTAATAAAGAGTAGATAGagtaatattaaataaaaaatttaagAGCATGCACTTTGCTACCACGTTTAGTTTTTAGAACGTAAATTTGTTGATGTTAGCGCAAGGTGTACATAtctctttttacttttgaaaatatgacatcagTATTCACCTCAAAAATTTACAAAGAGTCCAGGAAGAGGTTATTTTACAAAGTCCAACCATTGCTTTCATAGTTTTAACGCTATTAGAATGATTTAAACATTTGGATGCATTTGGACTGAAATTTGAACAGTAAAATTGGTTATTTTCTTCACAACGCACCTATTTGCATAACCAAAGCAACATTTTCTTGGTGCAATTTGTTTTGACAGCAAAATTGTAGTTTTAAACTACTTCTGTGTTAACAGAACCACAAAAAGAAATATCGGTGTTCAATTCAAGGTGTAAGTTAACATCCATGGGTGTATAGTCCTTTCACGACATGACCGGTGTTATTCACAATACCTAAACTTTTACAGTGTTATTCATAGACcttgtaaaataaaattatctCCGTTTATTCCTAAATATTGTAGCACTCTTTGCCGAACTATCCCCTCGCAACACTATCTGGTGTCAAGTCTTAACACCCGATTTTTTGCAGTGTCAAATTTTAGAtttgtgaaagaaaataaatgcctCTTACTACTCATGCAGTCTTTGCCGAAGTATCCTGGCTTGCAGAAACACTGCCTCCTGGGATGGGTGGTGATACCGAGGTCAACACACTCTCCCCGGCTTGCACCTCCACAGTTACCTTCGTTGACGCACTCatctacaacaacaacaaaaattactcATGTTCTTATTTTGGTTGATTGAAAGATAATTCTCTGTTAAATCGAGAGAGATACTGATACCAAACCAACTTGAAATTGTTATtctcaattggtctaatgccaattcgtccaattaattaccaactcgtctactatcattttggTCTAACCATCAGTTCGCCCACCccccactcaccatttcgtctaataaccacttggtccaatagccatttagtccataccaTTTaatctaattggactaagtttcaactaaatgaaaataacatggaaattaGGCCAAATGGCccgagacgaaatggtcatagaccaaccggtgattagacgaagtgatgatagGACCAATTGGttaatggaccaaatggttgtttgAGGAAATGTTGGACAGAATTGCatcagactaaatgaaggtagaccaagTGATGAGTGGActagttggcaatagacgaattggccAATTTACCGTTGAAATATTCAAAAGTATActgtattaaagataaattacaAATACATCATATGGACAAACAAAAGCAGATATGAGTtcatggggaaaaaatgaaataaaattctaaTACAGTTCGATTTGATTCGATTTATAGTataaaatacactgtaaaataATCCGAATACCGGCATATACAAACTTCATAAACTATTACGATTACATAAAGTAAATTAGTACTTCACAATTAGCAGAAGTGTAATACAGAAGtagtaaagttatgacaaaagTAGGAAGATGGGATATTGCACTAAAATGGCCGAATCTAAAAGAAATTTATAACTCCAGGTAACATGACCAAATAAATAGGAaagattaaaaacacaacatataattatttcaagtGATTGTCGATAAcataaataggcctacaatgACTACAATGACTTGGGTTCTCGTGACTAAATAGCGCCATCTGTTTTTTTTGTAGGAGAAAAcctaacgaaaaaaaaaattatacagagACAGATTTATATGAAAAACATGTATGAGTATCAAAATGAAATCGTTGACGATGAAGTGTCACCATTGCTGATAATTTTTATTAGATTTCTTAATTTATGCTCATTTTCAGTTCACCAATAGTGCGTAGATACTACAGTGACTGCACTTCATTACTTGAATCTAAATTTAGTATAAAATATGCACTTTTCTTTGCATCGACGTTAGTCATTTAGATTTGTATgatggaatatttttatttttttatttgaaaattgagaaagaagTGAAATAAAAACTAAATAGTTCTGGCTAAGTCTGACCGAATCCTGCGGTttgcaaacaaaatatgtgaCAGTCATATTTATTAAACAGACCCCAAATCGACCGATGATATGACATTGGAAATAATGTAATATCTTTGATCGGTCTGGCGTCGGTTAGACaggtgtgactgtaaccgaatCGAATACAGAAGTATTTATGACTGTCATCGTGACTCGCCAAATTGGGACGAAAGACGTACAACCTATGCGGTTTTAATGATACTAAAGAGGTGACTATTTGAACTAAAAACCCACAATTCTTGCTATTTAGGgcagtcttttttttctgttctatGAAATTCAATGAAGCAATATGTCAATATAATCAGAGGAAGATGTTTTCTTTTAGTGTCATAATGCTGAAGGTCACTGATTTTGAATATAGTGACAAAGGTACCTGTTTACTAAGAGCACGCAGAAGATGAAGGCTATTAGTAAGCGTACCAAACTGGGTTATGGGTTGTTTTTAGTTGTAATTAGAAGGGAAGATGATGGACACGCTACAGTTGTCATTGATGTAAAGTGTGGAGCTGTGTGGCACGAGTTTGACATGACTAATCATTTTCCCACAGAACCTTCAAATAAATTAAGTTTCAACTTGGCTTTGTCTATATCATATCTCTTCTTGATAGGTTATTTTGACCTTTTTAGGACTGGAATCAACGATGGAgatgattttattaaaatatctgGAAAGTGAAGGCATTTTCCATAATATTTCTTACATCCATAtaattgaaaattattaacaaataatttgatgataaaaatgatgataatgatatcaataataatgacaataataataataataacttaaacaataattataacaatgataatgataatactactaataataatgatgaggataataataataataataataataataatgataatagtaataataatggtaatgaacAATTTCGATGCTTTGCAAAGGATAAATCATACTTTATACTGGTCGTAGAATGAACGCTTCAGCCCCACTGCTTAGTGACCTTATACACCAGTGAAATAT
Protein-coding sequences here:
- the LOC121423680 gene encoding uncharacterized protein LOC121423680 isoform X1 gives rise to the protein MFGLRLVLGACLFGICAAHVRLTFPPARTYALDFLDNVRTTGPCGMESSEDGPVTTFAPGDVINVTWHLAYAHRGGYRIEIINRNDGVIQANLTEGAYVSDNDTTAWSHEVTIPSMTGAYTLRLIRQAAEWVTGNPDIPYLFRSCADINITTSATCNGGECSGHGTCMNGMCMCDALYSGEFCQYEDECVNEGNCGGASRGECVDLGITTHPRRQCFCKPGYFGKDCMSMNPSGFANPATYDLSNHFRREVNPRYTLYYKVIENGEIEIAIDAMSTTWVGFGWRPQNINSSCQNWPVHYTTGGAVGEPESESEAEAEATPEPASGRRRRQASDEVRVRVVRDNHGDDDDQAWQCIVGQGPVPEGEPEGEPEGTSEPAAEGTPEPEGEATPEPAAEGTAEPEPEGEPEGEPEGEPEPGSRLHPMDCMDITIGMVTHDNLTRIHDYYTRDRSTPRLDSFYGGMDNLVAAMGVQWSNGWTRIIFRKKLEATELTDHSIANNAPMMTIWARGQEFGRYVHVPPSGIEFCQTNDYMFYRKDELKYHGTAQDQRGLIPSLNFYMDPEAVSNRCITEEVVMGSNCQGSGPRCDMRVTIEFMEDTDSYDVTINTPLQANQWTAVGFSSNGDMVRSDAILVWVDDSSMVQIRDYQLEGKVASAVVEDSDSSGLTIDRDMTSYVNGILNAKFNRLRNTGDRNDFQFTDEDSGCAKLLLPVPGDGFGVVNDGGMPQYHGRTPMVTGKTCIKACTTPSSPTVGDGGGSATSLKPLVSLTFVLVTIASILFISR
- the LOC121423680 gene encoding uncharacterized protein LOC121423680 isoform X2 yields the protein MFGLRLVLGACLFGICAAHVRLTFPPARTYALDFLDNVRTTGPCGMESSEDGPVTTFAPGDVINVTWHLAYAHRGGYRIEIINRNDGVIQANLTEGAYVSDNDTTAWSHEVTIPSMTGAYTLRLIRQAAEWVTGNPDIPYLFRSCADINITTSATCNGGECSGHGTCMNGMCMCDALYSGEFCQYEDECVNEGNCGGASRGECVDLGITTHPRRQCFCKPGYFGKDCMSMNPSGFANPATYDLSNHFRREVNPRYTLYYKVIENGEIEIAIDAMSTTWVGFGWRPQNINSSCQNWPVHYTTGGAVGEPESESEAEAEATPEPASGRRRRQASDEVRVRVVRDNHGDDDDQAWQCIVGQGPVPEGEPEGEPEGTSEPAAEGTPEPEGEATPEPAAEGTAEPEPEGEPEGEPEGEPEPGSRLHPMDCMDITIGMVTHDNLTRIHDYYTRDRSTPRLDSFYGGMDNLVAAMGVQWSNGWTRIIFRKKLEATELTDHSIANNAPMMTIWARGQEFGRYVHVPPSGIEFCQTNDYMFYRKDELKYHGTAQDQRGLIPSLNFYMDPEAVSNRCITEEVVMGSNCQGSGPRCDMRVTIEFMEDTDSYDVTINTPLQANQWTAVGFSSNGDMVRSDAILVWVDDSSMVQIRDYQLEGKVASAVVEDSDSSGLTIDRDMTSYVNGILNAKFNRLRNTGDRNDFQFTDEDSGCAKLLLPVPGDGFGVVNDGGMPQYHGRTPMVTGKTCIKACNAGTRLVSSNLSLLLTVFIVLHIFLSKLF